AGAAGCGAAATGGTCTTTcaacatctaccatacataatagtgtgaaaagattcaggaaatgaGGGGAAATCAGTCTGTGTTTGGTAAGGGTGGAAACTAGTGTTGTATGTGCGTTCAAGCCATCAGAGATCTACCATACATTCTTCCaatgttagcagtgggtgtggcagaATGTGAAAGGGGAATACATTTTATCTTCAAGAATCTATCCCTGCAGTAAACTCAGAAAAGTTTGGGCGGGGCAAAAtaggaataaaaaaattatagagTAGTCAAGTTACACTATTTAGCAGGTGAACCTTGCACAATAGTAATAGGTAAAGGGggatcatgattgggtataaaaggatgaTCCATCAAAGGCTCAATCTGAATCATGTCTGACATATTTGTGTCAGACTTTGTGAGATAAATGTGTACAAGTTCTCAACAGAAGATCACAAATACTTTAGGTCTTTcaacatctaccatacataatagtGTGAAAAAATTCAGGGAATCTAGAGAAAATCAGTCCATGTTTGGCAAGTGCAGAAACCACTGTTGTATGTGCATTTGAGCCATAGTCAAGCAAGCTACTGTGAGATAAATCTAGCTACATGGATTTTCTTAAGTATTTCGGAAAACTGTTCTCACTTAACGCAGTCTACCACGGCACCAAGAAATGCAACCCGAAACTCTGCTGAACAAAGAGAAAGCTACACAAAGAGAATCATGGCTTACAATCAACATTCATATGTATCCCAGAGTTGTTTAGTGGGGCCAAAGTCAGAGCTCTGAGCAGGCTACTTTGCACCAAACTCGTCAAACCACATCTTTATGGAtatcactttgtgcacagaggtgcAGTCATCTGGAACGGGGGCTCCTCATGTTATCAGAAAGCTTAAAGCATACAtttgttagcagtgggtgtggcagaAAGATCCAAAGCCAATCATtagaaggagtgtccacatacttttggccacgaaGGTCTAATTGACAGTCTGTTAATTTCcttataaaagtaaaagtggCGTATATTTCATCTGTACAAATCTATTCCTGCCGTACACTTAGAACAGTTGGGGCGGGGCAAAATAAGAATTCAAGTTTATAGAATAGTCAAATGACACAATTTAGCAAGTGAACCTTAAGCAATAATAACAGGTGAGAGAATCATGGTTGAGTATAAAATGATGCACCATCAAAGGCTCAATATTTGCAAGCAAAGTTGGGTCATGTTTGACCTCTTTGTGCCAGACTTTGGGTATTTCAGAAAACAGTTCTCATGtaacacagtctaccactgcaCCAAGAAATACAACCCGAAACTCTACTAAACAGAGAAAGCTACACAAAGAGAATCCTgactcacaatcaacattcagATGTATCCCAGAGTTGTTTAGTGGggctgaagtcagggctctgagcAGGCTACTTTGCACCAAACTCgtcaaaccacgtctttatggacgtTACTTTGTGAACTTTGTGAAAATTTTGAAGCATACacttgttagcagtgggtgtggcagaAAGATCTATCAAAGTCAATCATTAGaagatgtgtccacatacttttttttaacttatattTCATGTTCAAGAGTTTATTCCTGCAGGATACtcagaaaagttggggcagGGGCGAAATAAGAATTCAAGTTTATAGAATAGTcaaattacacaatttatacaggtgagggtatcatgattgaGTAGAAAAGGGTGCTGCATCAAAGGCTTAATATTTGCAAGCAAAGTTGGGTCATGTCTGACCTCTCTGTGGCAGACCTCTACCACTTCAAGAAATGAAACCTGAAACTCTTCTTCTATAAAAGGATCATCCATCAAAGGCTCAATATTTGCAAGCAAAGCTGGGTCATGTCTGACCTCTATGTGCCAAAGTTTGTGAGATAAATGACTACGTAAGTTCAGAAAGAACATTTGTCAACACAAGAACACAAACTTTAGGTCTTTcaacatctaccatacatagtgtgaaaagattcaggaaatcctGAGAAAATCAGCCCATGTTTGGCAAAGGTGGAAACCACTGTTGTATGTAAGTTCGAGCTATCAGACAGTGTTTAACAAGAAACTGTCAAGCTGCTGTGATAAGTATAGTTACATGGGTTTTCAAGTATTTCGGAAAACTGTTCTCACTTTACAcagtttaccactgcaccaataaatgcaacctgaaactctactAAACAAAGAGAAAGCTACACAAAGAGAATCCTGACTCACAATCAACATTATAAAGAGCACATAaagagtccacatacttttggccgtaaaAGAGCTTCAAGGATCTGATTGACCGTTTAAAATGGTATTTCATCCTCTCTGTTAATTATCTTATAAAATGGAAGGGGTATACATTTTATCTTAAAGAATCTATTCCTGCAGTACACTCAAAAGTTTGGGTAATATAAGCAACAATTAAGCAATAAGCAATAATTTATCAAGTGAGTCATGTGAAATAGTAACAGGCGAAGGTAAcataattgggtataaaaggatgcTCCATCAAAGGCTTAATTTTTGCAAGCAAAGTTGTGTCATGTCCAACTTATTTTGCCACATTTTGTGAAATAATTGTCAGtaagttcaaaaagaacatttcataaaaaaagatcacaaatactttaggtcttttaccatctaccatacataatagtgttaaaagattcagggaatccgtAGAAAATCAGCCCGTGTTTTTGGCAAGTGCGAAAATTGTTGTATGTAAGTTCAAGCCAGTATTCAACAAGAAACTGTCAAGCTACAGTAATAAGTGTTGTTACATGGGTTGTTTTAAGTATTTCGGAAAACTGTTCTCACCTAACAGTCTACCGCTCCAAGAAATACAACCTGAaactttactaaacaaaaagaaatcaacattaaaatgtatCCCAGAGTTGTTTAGTGGGGCCAAGGTCAGAGCTCTGAGCAGGCTACTTTGCACCAAACTCGTAAAACTACGTCTTTATGGACGTTACTTTGTGAACGTACAGTCATCCTGGAATGGGGCCTTCTCATGTTTCCAGAAGGTTTAAAGCATACacttgttagcagtgggtgtggcagaAAGATCTAAAGTCAATCATtagaaggagtgtccacatacttttggccacgaaGGTCTAGTTGACAGTCTGTTAATTTCcttataaaagtaaaagtggCGTATATTTCATCtgtaaaaatctatttttgCAGTACACTTAGAACAGTTGGGGTGGAGCAAAATAAGAATTCAAGTTTATAGAATAGTCAAATGACACAATTTAGCAGGTGAACCTTAAGCAATAATAACAGGTGAGAGAATCATGATTGAGGATAAAAGGATGCTCCATCAAAGGCTCAATATTAATAAGCAAAGTTGGGTCGTGTCTGACTTATTTGTGCCAGACTTCGGGTATTTCTGAAAACTGTTCTTgcttaacacagtctaccactgcaccaagaaatgcaacctgaaactctactAAACAGAGAGAAAGCTACACAAAGAGAAACCTGTCTCTCAATCAACATTCAAATGTATCCCAGAGTTGTTAAGTGGGGCCAAAGTCAGGGCTCTGAGCAGGCTACTTTGTACGTGCACAAAGTAACGTCCATAAAGACgtagtttgatgagtttggtgcagTCATCCTGGAATGGGGCCTTCTCATGTTTTCAGAAAGTTTAAAGCTTGTTAGCAATGGGCGTGGCAGAAACAACTAAAGTCAATCATTATaaagagtgtccacatacttttggccaaatagtgCATATTAGATATTTCATGGCATTTCATAAAACACATATAGCGGACTATGCTGAagcttattgttttttttgtagacCATTCTGAATCGAGTACTAAAACAAACAGCACTGGTCTGCCCATGTGTGTAACCACAGTGAATGTAGTCAGGCGACTGTTAAAATGGGGCAGTGGGCTGGAAATGTCATTTCCTAAACTTGCCAACACTTCTGTTTGCTCTCCACAAAACGTAACCCCCTTACCCACACCCGTGCCATGACGGTTATGCCTGGAATCCTAGGCCTCGCTTTGAATAGTGTAAACAACCGGAATCAAAAAAGCAAAACACTGGCTACGATGTGCTGACTGTCGGGATGCCAAGCACACTTTTTACATAATTGAGAGAACCAGTGTGCGTTCAGAAAGGATTTAGAGTTACCAGGTTTAGAcagtaatatagtaatatactgtagaactacaaagtgcttctatatggtaagtggagctgataaaatggacagtgagtgtagaaacaaggaggtggttttaatgttatggctgatcggtgtatagccaCATAGGCTTGGGAGTACTTTGAAAAAATGTTGTCACTTAACCCAGCCCTCCTCCGTATCAAAAAATGCAATCTGAAACTCTTACCATATGgaagaaatcttttctttccaaTCATCCAATCACAGAGAAAGAACACCTCATGAAACGgttgaaatcctaatacagCTAAATcccttacaagtgtatttaaactCTTGACTTTTGCAAGCCCAAACAGAAGGCAGCTAAGATTAAAGGCAGCATTACATGTTCACCCTTCAAGCCGTTTTGACATGTGATTGTCACAACTGTAGAATAGTATTGCCTTCAGTACACTGTTTGtagatgttttaaatgttaaacaacTGCAACAACTTGTCCTCCAGTCCTAACCTGCCTTAAGCCGACTGTCAAACTCAAATTACTCTTGAATAAAAATGGTAATGTGACCTAACCAGTCAGGGATTCTTGCCAGTCGTAAATCGTGATGTCATTAAGagattcattcatacatttaatCCTGGTTCGGGCtgcctggaaacactgggcacagggtAGAACACTATGTGCAGGGTgtcagttcatcagttcaacacTCACCCATATACTAAATTTCTGGCTTATATGTCTTGGGTGCACCCACTTTTTCCACGTTTTATTAtgatacagactcattctataatagtttgagttcattttttgcctcagacatctacacacaatcaccaataattacgaagtaaaaacagggtttagaaaatatgcaattttattttactgacaaaaatggtttatttaggagttacacatctgtacacacccttatcctaatacttggttgatgcacctttggcagcaattacagcttcaaggcatcttggataagaagctacgagcttggcacactagTTTctagacatttttgcccattcctcttggcatatccttgaaagctccgtcaggttggatggggagcgtcggtacacagttattttcagctccttccacagatgtttgattggattcaggtctgggctccgACTGGGCCACTCAtagacattcacagactttctccaaagccacacctttgttctcttggctgtgtgctttgggtcgttgtcatgttggaaggtaaaccttcaccccagtctgaggtccagagcgctctggagcaggttttcttcaaggatctcggtgtacttagctgcattcatctttccctctatcaggactgtTCACCCCGGTCCccccgctgctgaaaaacatccccacatcatgatgctgccaccgccatgcttcactgtagggatggcattagccgggtgatgagcggtgcctggtttcctccagatgtgacgcttggtattcaggccaaaaagttcaattttggtttcatgagaccagagaatcttgtttctcatggtttgagagtcttCTAGgccaagcgggctgtcatgtgcctttacTAAGGGGTGGTttctgtctggccactctaccataaaggcgtgatttgtggagtacTGCGTAGATGGTTGATCTtttgataggttctcccatctccacaaggatatgctggagctctgtcagaatgaccctcaggttcctgctcacctctctggccaaggcccgtcttcctcgatcgctcagtttggccgggcggccaggtctaggaagatttttggtggttccaaacttcttccatttatgaatgatggaggccactgtgctctttgggacctgtaaagctgcagcatttttttgtacccttctccagatctgtgccttgacacaatcctattttctgaggtctgcagataattgctttgaccccatggcttagagtttgctctgatatgcactgtcaactgtgggaccttgtacaggcaggtgttggcaatccccaatcatgtccaatcaattaaatttaccacaggtggactccaaaaaacaaaatgcacctcagctcacttttgggggtcatatcaaagggtgttcACACTTGTGTggtgtgtacatatgatattttacattttgatttttaataaattagcacaaatgtctaaaaacctgctttcacttcatcattgtgggctatttgtgtagaattttgtgacaagaAATGAACTCAATTTAttgtagaatgagtctgtaatgtaataaaacgtggagatgGTGAAacgggtgtgcagactttccggcttgactgtacaaATGTCCACCTAGTCAAGAGTATGGCTGTCTACCAGAAGCATTAACCTTTATTTAGTTAGAAATCTTGGCATAAAACCCCAAAAAGTAACAAAACCTGGTTCTGTATCTCACCTCGTAGTGTCTCTTTTAATTTTTAGCTACTGTATATGACCAAGTAGTAAAAATATAGGAAAATATTTATGCCAAACATGGTTATTGTTGCTGTAAAACAGTATTGGCCATATCATAATAGCATGAGTTTTGTCTTTGCAGTTGCAATGCCTCTTCTCCATGAAAGTTCTCAGCTCAGGGACTGTCCGCCAACTTTGCCAGTCATCATTATCGGTGAGTACAGAGCATGTGACCATAAGCTTTTCTTCCAACCTtcgaataaaaaaaatgcatgacTATCTTTCCCCCTCAGGTAATGGCCCTTCAGGTATTTGCTTGTCATATCTCCTAAGCGGCTATACTCCGTATTTGGATCCAGCAACCGTTCACCCCAATCCCATACTTTACCAAAAACTACAGGAGGCCAAGCATCTGCCTATTACAGAGCAGGTAGAGCATCTGCCTATTACAGAGCAGGTTTACAAATACTGGTAAACATATTGCCATTACAAAAGCAGTATTTGGGAGTCAATTGGTACATTTTTTGCATGTGCAGGATCTGGAATACCTTTGTGAAGGTTTGGAGGGTCGTTCAGAGAACCCAGTGGCTGTGCTCTTCGATACGCTCCTTCATCCGAATGCAGATATGGGCTTTGAGTTACCGCCAGTACTGCAGTGGAAGATGGAGAAGCAGAATCACATTCCTCACCTGGTCCTCGGGAAGGGCACACCAGGAGGAGCCTGGCATGTAAGTGACTTTCTCCTGTTTAGATATCTTGTATATCTTATATAtagaccgatcagccataacattaaaaccacctccttgtttctacactcactgtccattttatcggcttcacttaccatatagaagcactttgaagttctacaattactgagtgtggtccatctgtttctctacatagtgttttagccttctttcaccctgttctttaatggtcaggatccacacaggaccaccacagagcaggtattattcaggtggtggatgattctcagcactgcagtgacaatgacatggtggtggtgtgttagtgtgtgctgtgctggtatgagtggatcagacacagcagcgctactggagttcaCTCTATtggacgctcctacctagttggtccaccttgtagatgtaaagtcagagacgattgctcatctattgctgctgtttgagtttgtcatcttctagaccttcatcagtggtcacaggacgctacccatgggGTGCTTTTGACCGgatacatttttggttggtggactattctcagtccagcagtgacagtgaggtgtttgaaaactccatcagcattgctgtgacttatccgctcataccagcacaacacacactaacacaccaccaccatgtcagtgtcacttagggctgagaatgatccaccacccaaataatacctactctgtggtggtcctgtgggggtcctgaccattgaaaaacagcatgaaaggcggctaacaaagcatgcagagaaacagatggactacagtcagtaattgtagaactacaaagtgcttctatatggtaagtggagctgataaaatggacagtgagtgtagaaacaaggaggtggttttataatgttatggctgatcggtgtatacaacaAAAAGTTTCTAACAATGCTCTTCTTATTGcggcaaaaaaaaatgtttaacacTTACAATTCTAGTGCCCAGCACAAATTATATTACAAATTGTATGTGGGCTCaatcaaaaaaagtttttaacctgccACCCGAACTTTGCTGTTTAAAGCTTGTGGCTGAAATCACTGTGCCATTTTTACAGTTCCGTGCAGGCACAGAGGCTCTGTCTTGAATCCCAAACAGCACAAGCAGTATGCTCTGTCCATGATTAAGTTTAGTTACATTTTGGGGAAAAAATTAATCATGGAGTTGCCTTGCTGCAGAGATGTAATTCAGGGTTTAGCTCAGAGATTTAGATGACAGCTGTATGCATTCATGAATGCAGTCTTGCAAGAACTTGCCAAAGGTCATCAAAGGTCATATCTCTGAGACTTTAACCAGCAGCCTCTTATAACCTGAGGACATGACATCCTCTGGGACCCCAAACCTGATTATCTACCCTGATAAGACtatgaaaataaatataataaaacaaatcataGTCTCTAACTTTAACCACTAGTAGCTAATGAAGAAAACACTAGTATGTAGCTACACTCctgtaatactgtaataaaaaatatttgtgtctcCTAGGCAATGGAAGGATCAATGCTCACTATTAGTCTGGGCATTTGGATGGAGCTGCCAGGTGTCAAGTACAGGGACATTATCCCCGACAAGAGACGGTACCCACTTAGTATAATGTATTAAGTCACATTGATTAAAAAACACACTTTATCAACACCATCACTAAAAAGGGTTTTAGTTGGGTTGTTACTTACTGGAGTAGTTTACTAAACAAGACCAAACAAGGACTTTCAGGAACAAAAATTGTCCAAAACTGTGGTGTAACCATTTTAAATCTGTCATTATGATTTTATAGATCATGTGACCACCATGCCCCAATTATTCTTCAATAACCAAATAGCATTAACATAGATGGCACACAGACATAGCTTTAAACACAAAGGCTTTAGCGCTTCCAACCATTATGATGCTGTCAGTGTTGAGCGAATACAACACTAGGTGTATTGGCTACCAAATGAAAGCATGTATAGAATGCCATTCAGTAGATTGGTACCTTGTCTAGGcgatattcctgccttgtctTCTAAGTTTTATAAAACCCACtatgaccctgattaggataaactGCTAAGTGTTACTTTGTCAATAATAAATGATGCCATAGAAAATACCATGGCTTTGGTATAGTACTAAAAATTCACTTTTTACTAcacagactaggcataacattatgaccactggcaggtgaagtgaatgacactacttatctcttcatcacggcacctgttagtgggtgagatatattaggctGCACTTTGGGTCCTGcgatccatgtggatgttactttgacacgtaccataagcattgttgcagaccatgtacaccctttgatggaaacgctattccctgatggctgtggcctctttcagcaggatgtgTTCCATATGCTGGGAGCTTAGATACTAAACTGTATGGATGTCCACAAAACGGTCAACTGACCCTTGATCTAAGCTGGCACAGTGAAACAGCAGGCACAGGGTCCTTTGGGCTTGGGGAAAATCCATTAGTTACTATATATGTGAAGGCTGACTATCCTCCTAGTGTATCTGTGGGTTTTCCTCAGctactccagtttcctctcatATGCCAGTTGGTGGACTGAAAATTCTAAATCGTCTCTAGGTAAAttcagggtgtgtttctgcctTGCGTCCAGGTTTTCCTGGATGGGTCCCAGACCTACAGTGACCTGATTAGAATAAATTTGTTATTCAAATTTTAAAGAACACAACCAAGCAAAAATGACCAAACTATGAACTATGAAAAATTATTGGAAACACAAATAATTTGTCAATGCATTTTTTGTGGTCTGTCCTGCAGGAACGTGACCAATGACCGGGCCACTCCTGATGAAATCTCCTCCTACTATAAGAATTATGTGAAGCTTATGGGTCTTCAGAAAAACTTTATGGACAACACGTATATTACCTCTGTTCAGAAACTTCACCGTGGTCATGATGACAGCCTTAGGGAAGAAACTGGAATTGATAATGACTTTAAAAATGGTCAGAGGAACTGGTCAAAAGAAATTGACCAGCCAACAGAGACCAGGGACATTGGTCAAAAAGACATTGGCAGTGGGTTTAAAAATGGTAGTGGTAGATGTAAAACGGGTGAAGAAGAGACCAAGAAGAAGAGTAACAGCGATGATGAGAATTCTATGGAGCGTTCACCAGCTTTATGGGAGGTCAGGGGTTACCAGCAGCTTCAGGATGACACCCATGTTCCTTTTAGCCTATTTGCTGAGAACATTATTCTAGCAACTGGGGCATCTGACTCACCAGCTAGGTTGGGAGTTGAAGGAGAGGATCTTCCATACGTGTTCCACAGCGTGCATGATCTCAGTGTAGCCATCAAGCACCAAAGGAGCCTTGGCCCCACGTCTGACCCTGTTCTGGTGGTTGGGGCAGGCCTTAGTGCAGCCGACGCAGTCCTATGTGCCTACAACCACAGGATCCCTGTACTTCATGCCTTCCGCAAGCGAATCGACGACCCCAGTCTCATCTTTAAACAGTTACCAAAGACGCTGTACCCTGAGTATCAAAGGGTCTACCACATGATGCGTTCTCAGACCTATTTGGCATCCCCTACTATCAATCCTGCAGTTCCTGGTGCTTCCACAGCACTGTTCTCAGGCTACACCAGCTTTCCAGAACACTACGTGCTTTCGTTTCAGCCCGACAAGCAATGCGTACTAAGAGgatccagtggcaacctgagaGCCTTTAAAGTGTCAATGGTTCTGGTTCTAATAGGAACCAATCCTAATCTGTTCTTCCTTAAGGAGCATGGTCAGTATCTAGGCGTGGATCCGAGCAAACCCATCTCCTGCAGGCACAACCCAGTGGACATAAACCCGTACACATTTGAATGCAACGCTGAGCCAGGCATGTTTGCCATGGGTCCTCTAGTGGGGGACAATTTTGTGCGTTTTCTAAAGGGGGGTGCTCTGGGAATTGCCAGCTGCCTGCTTAAGAGATTAAAACAGATCAATTTGAAGGGGAACTATATTGCTGATGACAGAGGTTGTGGTGGAGTTGGTGAAGGTGATACTTCAGAAGAAGGGGGAGTTCCAAAGGACATTTTTGCAGAAGGGAAGTGGTAAAATTGTCTTACATCACATGTAAATACATCTATTTTTTCAACTTTACAGCTTTCTaataaatgtgaataaataaagtgcattatatGACCATTGCCTCCATCAAATTCTGGAACTCATCCGGGATATGTAATCTATAGCAACAAAGCATTGTGTTTTTTGTGGTGAATTCCCACCCCTCCATTCAAAAACCATAAACAATGCAACATTTGCACTCCACCAAACATACTGTGCTTGGTGTATACAAACAAAACTCTctgaaaatacactatatggccaagttTTTCCCATCATAATTATTAAGCTTAGGTGTTGCAAGTAACACCCCTTCCTAACCCTACCTTTAGACCAGCAGCGATTTTTCACCCGTCGCCCGAATCGCTGATCGTTAATCGCCCTGTGTTCACACCAGCAGTATCATCGCCTGTGGCCGTTTGGTTGCCATGGTTAAACTGATGGCAAGCAAAAAAATGGTACAGCATATTGTACTAGCTAGTATCTACAAAGCATACATACAAACTTTTTACCACAAATCGGATTCCTTGCCAACCAGTTTTCAGGCATGTTCccgctaaaaataaaaatcctggaGGGAAAACACTTGCCTAAAATGTCATCCCTGTGTAGTAAGTCAACATGACAGAAAAACTGTGTTCTTTGCAATCACCGCCATCAATTTGCCAGTCTTAAACCACAACAATGTCTTTCTCTTCTATCTTTAGTAAGAGCTATTATCTAGGAACCAAAAACAGAACATACTGTTTCACAGTGGTGGAGATAATGCATATATTGCACCGCTCAACACTTAAGTCCTATTGGTAATCGCCCCATCGCTTTGCTCCTAATGTCCATAAATTTAAActttgctcaactttatttGCCCCATCactgattgaaattttttttttcccactttttccccccaatttttctcccctaatctagttgtgtccaattaccctgattgcgtcctctatactgattcgacccttcactgctgactgaggacgcctctcaactgacttgcgccccctccggtacgcaatcagtacagactgcatttttcacctgcacgagcacatcccccctcaatgttattcctcagccctgtgcaggcgccgtcactcaaccagcaggggccgcagttgtaccagttatgaggacctatgcttcgacttctacccctaaccctgaacaacagccaaacgttgttcatgctgccgcccaacccagtcggaaaggtagagccgAGTTTCAATAGGATGTATCtggaaaccccaactctggtgagctagcgtactttaccgctgcgccacctgagcggctgattAAAAATTAATGAAAGTCGGTCGATGGACCCATacaaatccccccccccccccaattttcctcccaatctagtcgtatcctattacccgattgcattacacttcctctctactgatggtGACCTCCACTTTGACTAGGGGGGGCCGAGACTAACACACGCACATGTGCAGCAGCCAACTGtattttacctgcacaaggcgagataatatgtggatcagctttgtgtacggacagccacactctgatcacattatccctcgtctcggGTACAGCACTGCGTATGTGCTAAAGCTTTTTATAAAGATCCATCGCTGTCTAATAAGTAGATGCAAGTAGCAGCGAGAAGACCACATGTCGGGAGGTGGAACTCCTCGACCAGCGTGGGAGATGTGCAATGAGTAGAGGTGTGCACAGGGGAATTGAGTATGTCCAAAGTATGGCAAAACGACTCTTATTAAGTAAGTATATTCAATGTTAAGCTACTCTTAGcacacagatgaactttgtgggtaaacaattactgactgtagtctatctgttgctctgtacactgtcaccccctgttctgcattttttaaattatttttctctgatttCCCCCcctaattttctcccctaatctagtcggatccaatt
This DNA window, taken from Trichomycterus rosablanca isolate fTriRos1 chromosome 3, fTriRos1.hap1, whole genome shotgun sequence, encodes the following:
- the osgin2 gene encoding oxidative stress-induced growth inhibitor 2 isoform X4, yielding MPLLHESSQLRDCPPTLPVIIIGNGPSGICLSYLLSGYTPYLDPATVHPNPILYQKLQEAKHLPITEQDLEYLCEGLEGRSENPVAVLFDTLLHPNADMGFELPPVLQWKMEKQNHIPHLVLGKGTPGGAWHAMEGSMLTISLGIWMELPGVKYRDIIPDKRRNVTNDRATPDEISSYYKNYVKLMGLQKNFMDNTYITSVQKLHRDIGSGFKNGSGRCKTGEEETKKKSNSDDENSMERSPALWEVRGYQQLQDDTHVPFSLFAENIILATGASDSPARLGVEGEDLPYVFHSVHDLSVAIKHQRSLGPTSDPVLVVGAGLSAADAVLCAYNHRIPVLHAFRKRIDDPSLIFKQLPKTLYPEYQRVYHMMRSQTYLASPTINPAVPGASTALFSGYTSFPEHYVLSFQPDKQCVLRGSSGNLRAFKVSMVLVLIGTNPNLFFLKEHGQYLGVDPSKPISCRHNPVDINPYTFECNAEPGMFAMGPLVGDNFVRFLKGGALGIASCLLKRLKQINLKGNYIADDRGCGGVGEGDTSEEGGVPKDIFAEGKW